In the genome of Cystobacter ferrugineus, one region contains:
- a CDS encoding sigma 54-interacting transcriptional regulator — MIDDRAESTLTVQVGDSPPTRIQVREWTVEVNAGPDKGKKVTTQDALLRVGSDPASDLVLSDQTVSRRHLELERSSQGILLRDLGSRNGTFLDGHRVIQVLLQHGDKVQLGKTKLVIKQESRATEVEVSGGADAFGSLVGTAEKTRVVFAQLRGIAREDMNLLLEGETGTGKELAARAVHQHSMRRHGPFKVVDCNLITEEKAERELFGGLRAGEDKGAKGVFEASQGGTLFLDEVGELPLSLQPKLLRVLESREVPSLTGAPIPVDVRVIASTHRNLEEDVRQGRFRADLYFRLAVARVRLPPLRTRREDIPVLTQSLLRGIKTSFELTPQTLALFEGYDWPGNVRELRNVLERGALMQETGNSSWLDFMAQNQRRPEGEQPTTSVAALVTNMPYHEAKDRVVADFERLYFAEVMRESNFDMKKAEQHTGLSMQSLYRLLKKNGLRLKDLKNAEGLDK, encoded by the coding sequence ATGATCGACGACAGAGCCGAGTCCACGTTGACCGTGCAGGTGGGAGACAGTCCGCCAACACGCATCCAGGTGCGTGAATGGACCGTCGAGGTCAACGCGGGGCCGGACAAGGGCAAGAAGGTCACCACCCAGGACGCGCTGCTGCGTGTGGGCTCGGATCCGGCGAGCGATCTGGTGCTCAGTGATCAGACGGTGAGCCGCCGCCACCTGGAGCTGGAGCGCAGCTCGCAGGGCATCCTCCTGCGCGACCTGGGCAGCCGCAACGGCACCTTCCTGGACGGCCACCGGGTGATCCAGGTGCTGCTGCAGCACGGCGACAAGGTGCAGCTGGGCAAGACCAAGCTCGTCATCAAGCAGGAGTCGCGCGCCACCGAGGTGGAAGTCTCGGGGGGAGCGGATGCCTTCGGTTCGCTGGTGGGCACCGCGGAGAAGACGCGGGTCGTCTTCGCGCAGCTGCGCGGCATCGCCCGCGAGGACATGAACCTGCTGCTGGAGGGCGAGACGGGCACCGGCAAGGAGCTGGCCGCGCGCGCCGTGCACCAGCACTCCATGCGCCGCCACGGCCCCTTCAAGGTGGTGGACTGCAACCTCATCACCGAGGAGAAGGCCGAGCGCGAGCTGTTCGGCGGGCTGCGCGCGGGCGAGGACAAGGGCGCCAAGGGCGTGTTCGAGGCCTCCCAGGGCGGCACCCTGTTCCTGGACGAGGTGGGTGAGCTGCCCCTGTCGCTCCAGCCCAAGTTGCTGCGCGTGCTCGAGTCGCGCGAGGTGCCCTCGCTCACCGGGGCGCCGATTCCCGTGGACGTGCGCGTCATCGCCTCCACGCACCGCAACCTCGAGGAGGACGTGCGCCAGGGCCGCTTCCGGGCGGATCTCTACTTCCGCCTGGCCGTGGCGCGCGTGCGCCTGCCCCCGCTGCGCACCCGGCGCGAGGACATCCCCGTGCTGACCCAGTCACTGCTGCGCGGCATCAAGACCTCCTTCGAGCTCACCCCCCAGACGCTCGCCCTCTTCGAGGGCTATGACTGGCCGGGCAACGTGCGCGAGCTGCGCAACGTGCTCGAGCGCGGCGCGCTCATGCAGGAGACGGGCAACTCGAGCTGGCTGGACTTCATGGCCCAGAACCAGCGCCGCCCCGAGGGTGAGCAGCCCACCACCAGCGTGGCCGCGCTGGTGACGAACATGCCCTACCACGAGGCCAAGGATCGCGTGGTGGCCGACTTCGAGCGCCTCTACTTCGCCGAGGTCATGCGCGAGTCCAACTTCGACATGAAGAAGGCCGAGCAGCACACGGGCCTGTCCATGCAGAGCCTCTACCGATTGCTCAAGAAGAACGGTCTGCGCTTGAAGGATCTCAAGAACGCCGAGGGACTTGATAAATGA
- the smc gene encoding chromosome segregation protein SMC translates to MRIKRLDITGFKSFMERSVFTFDEGVTGIVGPNGCGKSNVVDSIRWVMGEQSAKNLRGRGMEDVIFNGSESKPPLSMAEVSLTFHVDETDTLPAHLGGIPEVTVTRRLFRNGESEYLINKTTCRLLDITELFLGTGVGTRAYSIIEQGRVGLIVSSKPEDRRHLIEEAAGVTKYKSRRKAAERKLEATQANLLRVTDITNELERRLESLSRQAKKAEKYRKLKARMREIDLHSASHRFLALHAEAKQLQEKLGGVVGEEREGLEKMREQEAAIAERRAALEAETQALQKLSAEVHALESAVQRADQDLAYWHKDLEETSARVAQSEVELQALKARQAEVAETMSSREAELSSIAGSWKEDEVAMRVAQEELRRAGQLQAEIGLRLEQERAALVTVASRLANHESNLVNLARQKADLEARRARNRAEADGLREQEKQLEDARQSVARQVEDRRHLSIEIAERKGQEEEALRRTRQAFTENEVQVISLREELSDKRTRLASLEALQKDYEGFDKGVRAVMVRAGEEARAQGIFGLVADVLSTTPRYERAVEAVLGERLQHVVVESRAKGVELVEYLKDAAEGRGSFLPVPPPERLPPEIQPDRSHPGVLARALDEVTCEPALQPVVRLLLGDVIIVEDLASARGYAEVTSEACTLVTLEGEVFRADGTITGGEREGAAVGALQKKREIAELAIEVARVEERYNEILTRHYTLQKQMGDTEDVLKGLSRNQHAEELSLASQEKDLHKASEDLARVRDRIRAVDAEETQLAHMYEGLAHEEENSRGEVAHGQTDREAREERVKQLLGELESLKQRADAATGQLTSLKVKVAAGGERGEAARKELESLLAQREEMASRVRKLESTVREGASRVEDFNRRIGETEAQRAQKAEALRGATEGLEARRAAHTTATGEVRDQETALRELRTKLDGLTQGLSQMTLREREISLELEHLVAGVRERHAVELPDEVHNYHLLPSLSEEAEQELKELRAQVEKMGEINLTAIDEHEELTQRSAFLLAQKKDLSESMEKLQEAIRRIDASSRERFKQTFDIVNEKFQAIFPRLFGGGRASLVLTQEGQGTEPGVEIVAQPPGKKLQSMNLLSGGEKALTAVALIFAIFLIKPTPFCLLDEVDAPLDEGNVGRYNDMVKEMSKQSQFILITHNKRTMEVADTLYGVTMEEPGISKLVSVRLREATAANDNTSVA, encoded by the coding sequence ATGCGAATCAAGCGCCTGGACATCACCGGCTTCAAGTCGTTCATGGAGCGCAGCGTCTTCACGTTCGATGAGGGCGTCACGGGCATCGTCGGCCCCAACGGCTGCGGCAAGTCGAACGTGGTGGACTCCATCCGCTGGGTGATGGGCGAGCAGAGCGCCAAGAACCTGCGCGGCCGCGGCATGGAGGACGTCATCTTCAACGGCTCGGAGTCCAAGCCGCCCCTGTCCATGGCCGAGGTGTCGCTCACCTTCCACGTGGACGAGACGGACACGCTGCCCGCGCACCTGGGCGGCATCCCCGAGGTGACCGTCACGCGCCGGCTCTTCCGCAACGGCGAGTCCGAGTACCTCATCAACAAGACGACCTGCCGCCTGCTGGACATCACCGAGTTGTTCCTCGGCACCGGTGTGGGCACGCGCGCCTACTCCATCATCGAGCAGGGCCGCGTGGGCCTCATCGTCTCCAGCAAGCCCGAGGATCGGCGCCACCTGATCGAAGAGGCCGCGGGCGTCACCAAGTACAAGTCGCGCCGCAAGGCCGCCGAGCGCAAGCTGGAGGCCACCCAGGCCAACCTCCTGCGCGTCACCGACATCACCAACGAGCTGGAGCGCCGCCTGGAGAGCCTGTCGCGCCAGGCGAAGAAGGCCGAGAAGTACCGCAAGCTCAAGGCGCGCATGCGTGAGATCGATCTGCACTCCGCCTCGCACCGCTTCCTGGCGCTGCACGCCGAGGCCAAGCAGCTCCAGGAGAAGCTGGGCGGGGTGGTGGGCGAGGAGCGCGAGGGCCTGGAGAAGATGCGCGAGCAGGAGGCCGCCATCGCCGAGCGCCGCGCCGCGCTGGAGGCGGAGACCCAGGCGCTGCAGAAGCTGTCGGCCGAGGTGCACGCCCTGGAGAGCGCCGTGCAGCGCGCGGACCAGGACCTGGCCTACTGGCACAAGGACCTCGAGGAGACGAGCGCCCGGGTGGCGCAGTCCGAGGTGGAGCTCCAGGCGCTCAAGGCCCGGCAGGCCGAGGTGGCCGAGACCATGAGCTCGCGCGAGGCGGAGCTCAGCAGCATCGCCGGCTCGTGGAAGGAGGACGAGGTGGCCATGCGGGTGGCGCAGGAGGAGCTGCGCCGGGCGGGCCAGTTGCAGGCGGAGATCGGCCTGAGGCTGGAGCAGGAGCGCGCCGCGCTCGTCACCGTGGCCAGCCGCCTGGCCAACCACGAGAGCAACCTCGTCAACCTCGCCCGCCAGAAGGCGGACCTGGAGGCCCGCCGCGCACGCAATCGCGCCGAGGCGGACGGCTTGCGCGAGCAGGAGAAGCAGCTCGAGGACGCGCGCCAGTCAGTGGCCCGCCAGGTGGAGGACCGGCGCCACCTGTCGATCGAAATCGCCGAGCGCAAGGGCCAGGAAGAGGAGGCGCTGCGCCGCACCCGCCAGGCGTTCACGGAGAACGAGGTCCAGGTCATCAGCCTGCGCGAGGAGCTGAGCGACAAGCGCACCCGGCTCGCCTCGCTGGAGGCGCTGCAGAAGGACTACGAGGGCTTCGACAAGGGCGTGCGCGCGGTGATGGTGCGCGCGGGCGAGGAGGCGCGCGCCCAGGGCATCTTCGGCCTGGTGGCGGATGTGCTCTCCACCACGCCGCGCTACGAGCGCGCGGTGGAGGCGGTGCTCGGCGAGCGGCTGCAGCACGTCGTCGTGGAGAGCCGCGCCAAGGGCGTGGAGCTGGTGGAGTACCTCAAGGACGCCGCCGAGGGCCGCGGCAGCTTCCTGCCCGTGCCTCCCCCCGAGCGGCTCCCTCCTGAAATCCAACCGGATCGCTCCCATCCGGGCGTGCTCGCGCGCGCCCTGGATGAGGTGACGTGTGAGCCGGCGCTGCAGCCCGTGGTGCGGCTGCTGCTCGGGGACGTGATCATCGTGGAGGACCTGGCGAGCGCGCGCGGCTACGCCGAGGTCACGAGCGAGGCCTGCACGCTCGTCACCCTGGAGGGCGAGGTGTTCCGCGCGGACGGCACCATCACCGGCGGTGAGCGCGAGGGCGCCGCGGTGGGTGCCCTGCAGAAGAAGCGGGAGATCGCCGAGCTGGCCATCGAGGTGGCCCGGGTGGAGGAGCGCTACAACGAGATCCTCACCCGGCACTACACCCTGCAGAAGCAGATGGGAGACACGGAGGACGTGCTCAAGGGGCTCTCGCGCAACCAGCACGCCGAGGAGCTGAGCCTGGCCAGCCAGGAGAAGGATCTCCACAAGGCGAGTGAGGACCTGGCGCGGGTGCGGGATCGGATCCGCGCGGTGGACGCCGAGGAGACCCAGCTCGCGCACATGTACGAGGGCCTGGCGCACGAGGAGGAGAACAGCCGGGGCGAGGTGGCGCACGGCCAGACGGACCGCGAGGCGCGCGAGGAGCGGGTGAAGCAGTTGCTGGGCGAGCTGGAGTCGCTCAAGCAGCGCGCGGACGCGGCCACCGGACAGCTCACCAGCCTCAAGGTGAAGGTGGCGGCGGGCGGCGAGCGTGGCGAGGCGGCGCGCAAGGAGCTGGAGAGCCTGCTCGCCCAGCGCGAGGAGATGGCCAGCCGGGTGCGCAAGCTGGAGTCCACGGTGCGCGAGGGCGCCTCGCGCGTGGAGGACTTCAACCGCCGCATCGGCGAGACGGAAGCCCAGCGCGCCCAGAAGGCCGAGGCGCTGCGCGGCGCCACCGAGGGGCTGGAGGCGCGGCGCGCGGCCCATACCACGGCCACGGGCGAGGTGAGGGACCAGGAGACGGCGCTGCGGGAGCTGCGCACGAAGCTGGATGGGCTCACCCAGGGCCTGTCGCAGATGACGCTGCGCGAGCGGGAGATCTCCCTGGAGCTGGAGCACCTGGTGGCCGGGGTGCGCGAGCGCCACGCGGTGGAGCTGCCCGACGAGGTGCACAACTACCACCTGCTGCCCTCGCTGAGCGAGGAGGCGGAGCAGGAGCTCAAGGAGCTGCGCGCGCAGGTGGAGAAGATGGGGGAGATCAACCTCACCGCCATCGACGAGCACGAGGAGCTCACCCAGCGCTCGGCGTTCCTGCTCGCGCAGAAGAAGGACCTGAGCGAGTCGATGGAGAAGCTGCAGGAGGCCATCCGGCGCATCGACGCGTCGAGCCGGGAGCGCTTCAAGCAGACGTTCGACATCGTCAACGAGAAGTTCCAGGCCATCTTCCCGCGGCTGTTCGGCGGAGGCCGGGCGAGCCTGGTGCTCACCCAGGAAGGGCAGGGGACGGAGCCCGGCGTGGAGATCGTCGCCCAGCCGCCCGGCAAGAAGCTGCAGAGCATGAACCTGCTGTCCGGCGGCGAGAAGGCGCTCACGGCCGTGGCGCTCATCTTCGCCATCTTCCTCATCAAGCCCACGCCCTTCTGCCTCCTGGACGAGGTCGACGCCCCGTTGGATGAGGGCAACGTGGGCCGCTACAACGACATGGTGAAGGAGATGAGCAAGCAGTCGCAGTTCATCCTCATCACCCACAACAAGCGCACCATGGAAGTGGCCGACACCCTCTACGGCGTCACCATGGAGGAGCCCGGCATCTCCAAGCTGGTGAGCGTGCGGCTGCGCGAGGCCACCGCGGCCAACGACAACACCAGCGTGGCTTGA
- a CDS encoding hemolysin family protein, with the protein MEWVFLGLALLLVIANGFFVATEFAIVKIRPTRLQALVDDGRPGSATAMKMVDKLDAYLSATQFGITLASLGLGWLGEPAFAHLLEPVLLEVVPEAAGPALAHSISVAIAFAIITFLHIVLGELAPKSLAIQRAEATTLAVALPMRAFYFVFYPAIWLLNALAGWVLKAFGMHTAHESQDAHNEDELRVILHSSAQAGAITTARAELLERSLEMAQKTARQVMVPRNQVKFLDMEEPLDKCVADARAAGHTWLPVCRGNLDEVEGVVNVKDLFFLLSRGELRSLSQVQRPVLYVPEHVTLEQLLNEFRRRRRQTALVVDEHGGTSGLVTIADVVAEIVGDVAELGRRVDEVRSLPGGRFELPGSAQLDDLEDRLDVSFKLDDDDVEVTTIAGYLMAKLGRIPLKGDMLKLDMWRIQVEEVEGPRVVKVTVEPQASPKPPVTAAPEA; encoded by the coding sequence ATGGAATGGGTTTTCCTCGGCCTGGCGCTGCTGTTGGTGATCGCCAATGGCTTCTTCGTGGCGACCGAGTTCGCCATCGTGAAGATTCGTCCCACGCGCCTGCAGGCGTTGGTGGACGACGGACGGCCGGGGTCGGCCACCGCCATGAAGATGGTGGACAAGCTGGACGCGTACCTGTCCGCCACGCAGTTCGGAATCACCCTCGCGTCGCTGGGGCTGGGCTGGCTCGGTGAGCCGGCGTTCGCCCACCTGCTGGAGCCCGTGCTGCTCGAGGTGGTGCCCGAGGCGGCGGGGCCGGCGCTGGCCCACTCCATCTCGGTGGCCATCGCCTTCGCCATCATCACCTTCCTGCACATCGTGCTCGGGGAGCTGGCGCCCAAGAGCCTCGCCATCCAGCGCGCCGAGGCGACCACGCTCGCGGTGGCGCTGCCCATGCGCGCCTTCTACTTCGTCTTCTATCCGGCCATCTGGCTGCTCAACGCCCTGGCCGGCTGGGTGCTCAAGGCGTTCGGCATGCACACCGCGCACGAGTCCCAGGACGCGCACAACGAGGACGAGCTGCGCGTCATCCTCCACAGCTCCGCGCAGGCGGGCGCCATCACCACCGCGCGCGCCGAGCTGCTCGAGCGCTCGCTGGAGATGGCCCAGAAGACGGCGCGCCAGGTGATGGTGCCGCGCAACCAGGTGAAGTTCCTCGACATGGAGGAGCCCCTGGACAAGTGCGTCGCGGACGCGCGCGCGGCGGGCCACACGTGGCTGCCGGTGTGCCGCGGCAACCTGGACGAGGTGGAGGGGGTGGTGAACGTGAAGGACCTCTTCTTCCTCCTGTCCCGCGGGGAGCTGCGCAGCCTGTCCCAGGTGCAGCGGCCGGTGCTGTACGTGCCGGAGCACGTGACGCTCGAGCAGCTCCTCAACGAGTTCCGCCGCCGGCGCCGGCAGACGGCCCTCGTCGTGGACGAGCACGGGGGCACCTCCGGCCTGGTGACGATCGCCGACGTGGTGGCGGAGATCGTCGGCGACGTGGCCGAGCTGGGGCGGCGCGTGGACGAGGTGCGCTCGCTGCCGGGCGGCCGCTTCGAGCTGCCCGGCTCCGCGCAGCTCGATGACCTGGAGGACCGGCTGGACGTGTCGTTCAAGCTGGATGACGACGACGTCGAGGTGACGACGATCGCCGGCTACCTCATGGCGAAGCTGGGCCGCATTCCCCTCAAGGGCGACATGCTCAAGCTGGACATGTGGCGCATCCAGGTGGAGGAGGTCGAGGGCCCGCGCGTGGTGAAGGTCACGGTGGAGCCCCAGGCCAGCCCCAAGCCCCCGGTGACGGCGGCTCCCGAGGCCTGA
- a CDS encoding tetratricopeptide repeat protein, with product MAREKDNIALSDEHNSRGIELADRGWLDEAIKEFKKAIDLDPDSAHAHDNLATVYAEKKLFREALGEYLTALKLEPDSPTAHYNLACFLSTHADEMAVGEYREAIELDPEYPDAHLNLGLTYADQGRIEEAMRELQTAIELEPQDAFPRHELAALLMDEGDYRSAITQLKEVVRLEPDNFEAHLDLGICYAQKGFYAEAERSYEKASALNAEDLLLNYNLAALYALWGRRADALTFLQKAVAADRAKVQGWLATDTMFDSLKSDPGFEALF from the coding sequence ATGGCCCGGGAAAAGGACAACATCGCTCTCTCCGACGAGCACAACTCACGTGGCATCGAGTTGGCGGATCGCGGGTGGCTGGACGAGGCCATCAAGGAGTTCAAGAAGGCGATCGATCTCGATCCCGACTCCGCTCACGCCCACGACAACCTCGCCACCGTCTACGCCGAGAAGAAGCTCTTCCGCGAGGCGCTGGGCGAGTACCTCACCGCGCTGAAGCTGGAGCCGGACAGCCCCACCGCGCACTACAACCTCGCCTGCTTCCTCTCCACCCATGCCGACGAGATGGCGGTGGGGGAGTACCGCGAGGCGATCGAGCTGGATCCGGAGTACCCGGACGCGCACCTCAACCTGGGCCTCACCTACGCGGACCAGGGGCGCATCGAGGAGGCCATGCGCGAGCTGCAGACAGCCATCGAGCTGGAGCCCCAGGACGCCTTCCCCCGGCACGAGCTCGCCGCGCTGCTGATGGACGAGGGGGACTACCGCTCGGCCATCACCCAGCTCAAGGAAGTGGTGCGGCTGGAGCCCGACAACTTCGAGGCGCACCTGGACCTGGGCATCTGCTACGCCCAGAAGGGCTTCTACGCCGAGGCGGAGCGCTCCTACGAGAAGGCGAGCGCGCTCAACGCGGAGGATCTGCTGCTCAACTACAACCTGGCGGCGCTCTACGCGCTCTGGGGCCGCCGGGCCGATGCGTTGACCTTCCTGCAAAAGGCCGTGGCGGCCGATCGCGCCAAGGTCCAGGGTTGGCTCGCCACGGATACGATGTTCGACTCGTTGAAGAGCGATCCCGGGTTCGAGGCGCTCTTCTGA
- the prfA gene encoding peptide chain release factor 1: MIDKLEDVERRFERLTADLANPDVIADSAKLQKVSKERASLEKLVETFRSYRKVLDDLKEVEAWLSSSDADEKAYAREALPGLKTQREELEQQLKVLLLPKDPNDEKNVILEIRAGAGGDEAGLFAEEVMQMYLRYADRKGWKADILDMSPGGAGGVKDVTITLSGEGIYSAMKYESGVHRVQRVPATEAQGRIHTSTITVSVMPEAEDVDIKLNPADIEMQVMRSTGSGGQSVNTTDSAVRLIHKPSGIVVKCQQEKSQTKNRAMAERMLRAKLYEIEQERIRNERDSMRRGQVGTGDRSEKIRTYNFPQDRLTDHRIGLTVHNLPGIMGGGVEDIITACRTYYQAEALKQQTGGGAGSQGA; the protein is encoded by the coding sequence ATGATCGACAAACTCGAAGACGTGGAGCGCCGGTTCGAGCGCCTCACCGCCGACCTGGCCAACCCGGACGTCATCGCCGACTCGGCGAAATTACAGAAGGTCTCCAAGGAGCGGGCGAGCCTGGAGAAGCTGGTGGAGACCTTCCGCTCCTACCGCAAGGTGCTCGACGATCTCAAGGAAGTGGAGGCGTGGCTGTCCAGCTCGGACGCCGACGAGAAGGCCTATGCGCGCGAGGCCCTGCCCGGCCTGAAGACCCAGCGAGAGGAGCTGGAGCAGCAGCTCAAGGTGCTCCTGCTGCCCAAGGATCCCAATGACGAGAAGAACGTCATCCTGGAGATCCGCGCGGGCGCCGGCGGCGACGAGGCGGGCCTGTTCGCCGAGGAAGTCATGCAGATGTACCTGCGCTACGCCGACCGCAAGGGGTGGAAGGCGGACATCCTCGACATGAGCCCGGGCGGCGCCGGCGGCGTCAAGGACGTCACCATCACCCTGTCGGGCGAAGGCATCTACAGCGCCATGAAGTACGAGTCCGGCGTGCACCGGGTGCAGCGCGTGCCGGCCACCGAGGCGCAAGGGCGCATCCACACCTCCACCATCACCGTGTCGGTGATGCCCGAGGCCGAGGACGTGGACATCAAGCTCAACCCCGCCGACATCGAGATGCAGGTGATGCGCTCGACGGGCTCGGGCGGCCAGAGCGTGAACACCACCGACTCCGCGGTGCGCCTCATCCACAAGCCCTCGGGCATCGTGGTGAAGTGCCAGCAGGAGAAGAGCCAGACGAAGAACCGCGCCATGGCCGAGCGCATGCTGCGCGCCAAGCTCTACGAAATCGAGCAGGAGCGCATCCGCAACGAGCGCGACTCCATGCGCCGCGGCCAGGTGGGCACGGGCGACCGCTCGGAGAAGATCCGCACCTACAACTTCCCGCAGGATCGGCTGACGGATCACCGCATCGGCCTCACGGTGCACAACCTGCCGGGCATCATGGGGGGCGGCGTCGAGGACATCATCACCGCCTGCCGCACCTACTACCAGGCCGAGGCCCTCAAGCAGCAGACGGGCGGCGGAGCGGGCTCCCAGGGCGCATGA
- the prmC gene encoding peptide chain release factor N(5)-glutamine methyltransferase, translated as MSEEIWTIRRVLTWTAQHFEKRGVDAPRLTAEVLLAHVLKTTRVRLYVDLDRPLEKEELAAFKALIARRMAGEPTQYLTGVREFYNRPFKVDARVLIPRPETELLVEAALHALPKDGPGTALDVCTGSGCIAISLAAERPQASVLATDLSPDACALARENAQALGVADRVSVLHGSLFTPLPPDARFQVVVSNPPYIASGEIPGLSAEVRREPRMALDGGPDGLALLRQVIEGARRVLVPGGLLAMEIGETQGPAVQALLQAAGYDNARVEKDLERRDRLAFGTQPVANQPRG; from the coding sequence ATGAGCGAGGAGATCTGGACCATCCGCCGGGTGCTCACCTGGACGGCGCAGCACTTCGAGAAGCGGGGCGTGGACGCGCCCCGGCTCACCGCCGAGGTGCTGCTCGCCCACGTGTTGAAGACGACGCGCGTGCGCCTGTACGTGGACCTGGACCGGCCGCTGGAGAAGGAGGAGCTCGCCGCCTTCAAGGCGCTCATCGCGCGGCGCATGGCGGGCGAGCCCACCCAGTACCTCACCGGCGTGCGCGAGTTCTACAACCGCCCCTTCAAGGTGGACGCGCGCGTGCTCATCCCCCGGCCCGAGACGGAGCTGCTGGTGGAGGCCGCCCTGCACGCCCTGCCCAAGGACGGCCCCGGCACCGCGCTGGACGTGTGCACGGGCTCGGGCTGCATCGCCATCAGCCTCGCGGCCGAGCGGCCCCAGGCCAGCGTGCTCGCCACGGACCTGTCCCCGGACGCCTGCGCGCTCGCGCGGGAGAACGCCCAGGCGCTGGGCGTGGCGGACCGGGTGAGCGTGCTGCACGGCAGCCTCTTCACCCCCCTGCCCCCGGACGCCCGCTTCCAGGTGGTGGTGTCCAACCCGCCCTATATCGCCTCGGGCGAGATTCCGGGCCTGTCCGCCGAGGTCCGCCGCGAGCCCCGGATGGCGCTCGACGGGGGGCCGGATGGACTCGCGCTGCTGCGCCAGGTGATCGAAGGCGCCCGCCGCGTCCTCGTGCCTGGCGGGCTGCTTGCAATGGAAATCGGCGAAACACAGGGCCCCGCCGTTCAGGCCCTCCTCCAGGCCGCGGGCTACGACAACGCGCGGGTGGAGAAGGACCTGGAGCGGCGGGATCGCCTCGCTTTCGGGACACAACCCGTGGCCAACCAGCCACGGGGGTAA
- the murA gene encoding UDP-N-acetylglucosamine 1-carboxyvinyltransferase gives MDKIVVKGGHSLKGEVTVSGAKNAALPILASALLADGKSVYRNVPDLADVTTMLKVLGTMGCGTGRLTGERTDVCEVSVEGPIHPEAPYDLVKTMRASVLVLGPLVARFGRARVSMPGGCAIGARPIDQHLKGLKALGADIHLTEGYVEATAKRLKGGTVNFDVITVTGTENVMMAAVLAQGRSVLENCAREPEVEELARVLNKMGARIQGAGTSVITIDGVDGLNPVEHAILPDRIEAGTLMVAAAITGGDVLVRRVVPEHLEPIILKLRETGCTLTTEEGGIRVKAPSVIHSVDVKTAEHPGFPTDMQAQLMGLMTVADGTSVISERIFENRFMHVPELHRMGADITIQGHTAVVKGVRALSGAPVMATDLRASASLVLAGLRAEGKTEVQRIYHLDRGYERLERKLRDLGADISRVKA, from the coding sequence ATGGACAAGATCGTCGTGAAGGGTGGTCACTCCCTCAAGGGGGAGGTGACCGTGTCGGGCGCGAAGAACGCCGCGCTGCCCATCCTCGCCTCGGCGCTGCTCGCGGACGGCAAGAGCGTCTACCGCAACGTGCCGGACCTGGCGGACGTGACCACCATGCTCAAGGTGCTCGGCACCATGGGCTGCGGCACGGGGCGGCTGACCGGCGAGCGCACGGACGTGTGCGAGGTGAGCGTCGAGGGGCCCATCCACCCCGAGGCGCCGTATGATCTGGTGAAGACGATGCGCGCCTCGGTGCTGGTGCTCGGCCCGCTGGTGGCCCGCTTCGGCCGGGCGCGCGTGTCCATGCCGGGCGGGTGCGCCATCGGCGCGCGCCCCATCGATCAGCACCTCAAGGGCCTCAAGGCCCTGGGCGCGGACATCCACCTCACCGAGGGCTACGTCGAGGCGACGGCGAAGCGCCTGAAGGGCGGCACCGTCAACTTCGACGTCATCACGGTGACGGGCACGGAGAACGTGATGATGGCGGCGGTGCTCGCCCAGGGCCGCAGCGTGCTGGAGAACTGCGCGCGCGAGCCCGAGGTGGAGGAGCTCGCCCGGGTGCTCAACAAGATGGGGGCGCGCATCCAGGGCGCGGGCACCTCCGTCATCACCATCGACGGGGTGGACGGGCTCAACCCCGTGGAGCACGCCATCCTCCCGGACCGCATCGAGGCGGGCACGCTCATGGTGGCCGCCGCCATCACCGGCGGTGACGTGCTGGTCCGGCGCGTGGTGCCCGAGCACCTGGAACCCATCATCCTCAAGTTGCGCGAGACGGGCTGCACCCTGACGACCGAGGAGGGAGGTATCCGGGTGAAGGCCCCCTCGGTCATCCACTCGGTGGACGTGAAGACGGCCGAGCACCCGGGATTCCCCACGGACATGCAGGCCCAGCTCATGGGGCTGATGACGGTGGCCGACGGCACCTCGGTCATCTCCGAGCGCATCTTCGAGAACCGCTTCATGCACGTGCCGGAGCTGCACCGCATGGGGGCGGACATCACCATCCAGGGGCATACGGCGGTGGTGAAGGGGGTGCGCGCCCTCTCGGGAGCCCCCGTCATGGCCACGGACCTGAGGGCCAGCGCCTCGCTGGTCCTGGCGGGTCTCCGAGCCGAGGGCAAGACGGAGGTCCAGCGCATCTACCACCTGGACCGCGGCTACGAGCGCCTGGAGCGCAAGCTGCGCGACCTGGGAGCAGACATCTCCCGGGTCAAGGCCTGA
- a CDS encoding zf-TFIIB domain-containing protein has product MNCPGCSVEMVDLEGDHETLRKCGECGGLWIDVADLNRILLHNNLPGLESQGGKVDADALTGQCPECQVDLVRVGGGDRQHPLSYDTCESCGGMFLESEFADATDAKVAEQEIIDFFRHFNAKRKTAAG; this is encoded by the coding sequence ATGAATTGCCCCGGTTGCAGCGTCGAGATGGTTGATCTCGAAGGGGACCACGAGACGTTGCGCAAGTGTGGAGAGTGCGGCGGACTCTGGATTGACGTCGCGGATCTCAACCGGATCCTGCTCCACAACAACCTGCCTGGACTCGAGAGCCAGGGAGGCAAGGTCGACGCGGATGCGCTCACGGGCCAGTGCCCCGAGTGCCAGGTGGATCTCGTCCGGGTCGGCGGAGGAGACCGCCAGCATCCGCTGAGCTACGACACCTGCGAGTCGTGTGGCGGCATGTTCCTCGAGTCGGAGTTCGCCGACGCCACCGACGCCAAGGTCGCCGAGCAGGAAATCATCGACTTCTTCCGGCACTTCAACGCCAAGAGGAAGACGGCCGCCGGCTGA